One genomic segment of Actinoplanes ianthinogenes includes these proteins:
- a CDS encoding beta-galactosidase, with protein MSEIVLGCDYNPEQWTPDVWREDVALMREAGVGLVAVNIFGWSSLEPSPGRYEFDGLDEIIGLLHAGGIRLNLGTGTSSPPPWLTTLHPEVLPAAADGTIRSPGGRQAWCPSSPVFRDQAYALVRQVAQRYGDHPGLALWHVSNELGCHNALCYCEVSAEAFRSWLRRRYGKIETLNEAWGTAFWSQRYGDWAEIQPPRTALSIRNPAQIVDFHRFSSAELLDYYRGETEILRAHSAAPVTTNFMVTAHIRNLDYWSWAPEMDVIANDHYLDHRLADPAAELSFAADLTRGLADGKPWMLMEQSAGAVNWQPHNLTKAPGEMLRNTLTHVARGADAICFFQWRASAQGAEKFHSALLPHAGTDTVAWREVLRLSATLDAIGEVAGTTVEADVALIFSWESWWAAEGEARPSQAVRYLDQVHGAHRALRELGVTCDVVSPDADLTKYKLVVVPCLYMVGDLAAVRIADYVAGGGHLLVTFFSGIVDERDRIRLGGYPGAFRDVLGVRGEEFAPLKPGHQVTLSNGATGTLWTERLRTTTAETVAGYLDGPLPGTPAITRNDFGDGTAWYVATALDADAMREMTLQVVRKAEVDLEETHGAEVVRRKGDGGSYLFVVNHGANPVEHPATGHNLISGERVDGVLRVEGGGVAVVREEEPA; from the coding sequence ATGAGCGAGATCGTGCTGGGTTGTGACTACAACCCGGAGCAGTGGACACCCGACGTCTGGCGCGAGGACGTCGCGCTGATGCGCGAGGCCGGCGTCGGCCTGGTCGCGGTCAACATCTTCGGCTGGTCCAGCCTCGAGCCCAGCCCCGGCCGGTACGAGTTCGACGGCCTGGACGAGATCATCGGCCTGCTGCACGCCGGTGGCATCCGGTTGAACCTGGGCACCGGCACCTCGTCCCCGCCGCCGTGGCTGACCACCCTGCACCCGGAGGTGCTGCCGGCCGCCGCCGACGGCACCATCCGGTCCCCGGGCGGCCGGCAGGCCTGGTGCCCGAGTTCCCCGGTCTTCCGGGACCAGGCCTACGCGCTGGTCCGCCAGGTCGCCCAGCGTTACGGCGACCACCCAGGGCTCGCCCTCTGGCACGTCTCCAACGAGCTGGGCTGCCACAACGCGCTCTGCTACTGCGAGGTCAGCGCCGAGGCGTTCCGCTCCTGGCTGCGCCGCCGGTACGGCAAGATCGAAACCCTGAACGAGGCCTGGGGCACCGCCTTCTGGAGTCAGCGGTACGGCGACTGGGCCGAGATCCAGCCGCCCCGGACCGCCCTGTCGATCCGGAACCCGGCACAGATCGTCGACTTCCACCGGTTCAGCTCGGCCGAGCTGCTGGACTACTACCGCGGCGAGACCGAGATCCTGCGGGCGCACTCGGCCGCCCCGGTCACCACGAACTTCATGGTCACCGCGCACATCCGCAACCTGGACTACTGGTCCTGGGCGCCGGAGATGGACGTGATCGCCAACGACCACTACCTGGACCACCGGCTCGCCGACCCGGCCGCCGAGCTCTCCTTCGCCGCCGACCTGACCCGGGGTCTGGCCGATGGCAAGCCGTGGATGCTGATGGAGCAGTCGGCCGGCGCGGTCAACTGGCAGCCGCACAACCTGACCAAGGCGCCCGGCGAGATGCTCCGCAACACGCTCACCCACGTGGCCCGTGGCGCCGACGCGATCTGCTTCTTCCAGTGGCGGGCGTCCGCGCAGGGCGCCGAGAAGTTCCACTCGGCGCTGCTGCCGCACGCCGGCACCGACACCGTCGCCTGGCGGGAGGTGCTGCGCCTGTCCGCGACCCTGGACGCGATCGGCGAGGTGGCCGGCACGACCGTCGAGGCCGACGTCGCGCTGATCTTCAGCTGGGAGTCGTGGTGGGCCGCGGAGGGGGAGGCCCGTCCGTCGCAGGCGGTGCGGTACCTCGACCAGGTGCACGGGGCGCACCGGGCGCTGCGCGAGCTCGGCGTCACCTGCGACGTGGTCTCCCCGGACGCCGACCTGACGAAGTACAAGCTGGTCGTCGTCCCCTGCCTCTACATGGTGGGCGACCTGGCCGCGGTACGGATCGCCGACTACGTGGCCGGCGGCGGGCACCTGCTCGTCACCTTCTTCAGCGGGATCGTCGACGAGCGGGACCGGATCCGCCTCGGCGGCTACCCGGGCGCGTTCCGGGACGTGCTGGGCGTGCGGGGTGAGGAGTTCGCGCCGCTCAAGCCGGGTCACCAGGTGACACTGAGCAACGGCGCCACCGGGACCCTCTGGACCGAGCGGCTGCGGACCACCACGGCGGAGACCGTCGCGGGCTATCTGGACGGGCCACTGCCGGGGACGCCGGCGATCACCCGGAACGACTTCGGCGACGGGACGGCGTGGTACGTCGCCACGGCGCTCGATGCCGACGCCATGCGGGAGATGACGCTCCAGGTCGTACGGAAAGCGGAAGTTGACCTTGAAGAGACGCACGGGGCGGAGGTGGTGCGCAGGAAGGGGGACGGGGGCAGCTACCTCTTCGTCGTGAACCACGGGGCGAATCCCGTCGAGCATCCCGCCACGGGACACAAC
- a CDS encoding LacI family DNA-binding transcriptional regulator has protein sequence MPQSRKRATVHDIAAAAGVSRGTVSRVLNGGYVSAEARAAIEAAILEVGYVPNTAARTLKMRRSQAVGFVALEPHSLFLDDPNIGAIMLGANAALSLADHQMVSLVVESARDMERVGRYLSGGFVDGAIVVSARTHDPIIKVISDLRLPAAFVGHPPDLEQTIPYVGIDNVGSARDITARLAATGRRRIGMIAAALDRDSGIDRLAGFREALGAAFVPDLVAEVPHYDYGSGVKGMRLLLDRDPAVDGVFASSDAIAAGALEALREAGRTVPGDVGLVGFDDSTWAVRTQPQLSTVHQPAKEIGAVAAQLILRQLNGDQPAPAGQLLPTPIVWRDSA, from the coding sequence ATGCCCCAGTCCCGCAAACGCGCCACGGTGCACGACATCGCGGCCGCCGCGGGCGTGTCCCGGGGCACCGTCAGCCGCGTCCTCAACGGTGGATATGTCTCCGCCGAGGCCCGCGCCGCGATCGAGGCCGCCATCCTCGAGGTCGGCTACGTGCCGAACACGGCGGCCCGCACCCTCAAGATGCGCCGCTCCCAGGCCGTCGGCTTCGTCGCCCTGGAGCCGCACTCCCTCTTCCTCGACGACCCGAACATCGGGGCGATCATGCTGGGCGCCAACGCCGCCCTCTCCCTCGCCGACCACCAGATGGTCAGCCTGGTGGTCGAGTCGGCCCGCGACATGGAGCGGGTCGGGCGCTACCTGAGCGGCGGCTTCGTCGACGGCGCGATCGTCGTCTCGGCCCGCACCCACGACCCGATCATCAAGGTGATCAGCGACCTGCGGCTCCCGGCCGCGTTCGTCGGGCACCCTCCCGACCTGGAGCAGACCATTCCGTATGTCGGGATCGACAACGTGGGCTCGGCCCGGGACATCACCGCGCGCCTGGCCGCCACCGGCCGCCGCCGGATCGGCATGATCGCGGCGGCGCTCGACCGGGACTCCGGCATCGACCGCCTGGCCGGCTTCCGCGAGGCGCTCGGCGCCGCCTTCGTCCCGGACCTGGTCGCCGAGGTGCCGCACTACGACTACGGCTCCGGCGTCAAGGGCATGCGCCTGCTGCTCGACCGCGACCCGGCCGTCGACGGCGTCTTCGCCTCCTCCGACGCGATCGCGGCCGGCGCCCTCGAAGCGCTCCGCGAAGCCGGCCGCACCGTCCCCGGCGACGTCGGGCTGGTCGGTTTCGACGACAGCACGTGGGCGGTCCGCACCCAGCCCCAGCTGTCCACGGTCCACCAGCCGGCGAAGGAGATCGGCGCGGTCGCGGCCCAGCTGATCCTGCGCCAGCTCAACGGCGATCAGCCCGCCCCCGCCGGCCAGCTGCTACCCACCCCCATCGTCTGGCGCGACTCCGCCTGA
- a CDS encoding response regulator transcription factor, giving the protein MRIVIAEDLVLLREGMVRLLTETGHDVVAAVGTAAALLDAVDEHRPDLSVIDVRLPPGFRDEGLRAALRIRAADPDAKVLIVSQYVERAYAADLLADGRGGVGYLLKDRVTALDDFLDAVDRVAAGGTAMDPEVVRQLFARSRDHGLDALTAREREVLGLMAQGLSNSAICAALVLAPVSVEKHITNIFAKLDLPPAADAHRRVRAVLTYLNAA; this is encoded by the coding sequence GTGCGTATCGTGATCGCCGAGGACCTGGTGCTGCTCCGGGAAGGCATGGTCCGGCTGCTGACCGAAACCGGTCATGATGTCGTGGCCGCGGTCGGCACCGCCGCTGCCCTCCTCGACGCCGTCGACGAGCATCGGCCGGACCTCTCGGTGATCGACGTCCGGCTGCCTCCGGGGTTCCGGGACGAGGGTCTGCGCGCCGCTCTCCGGATCCGCGCCGCCGACCCGGACGCCAAGGTCTTGATCGTCTCGCAGTACGTTGAGCGCGCCTATGCCGCTGACCTGCTGGCGGACGGCCGCGGCGGCGTAGGTTACCTGCTCAAGGACCGGGTGACCGCCCTCGACGACTTCCTGGACGCGGTCGATCGAGTGGCCGCCGGGGGCACCGCGATGGATCCGGAAGTGGTGCGCCAGCTCTTCGCCCGGAGCCGTGACCACGGCCTCGACGCGCTGACCGCCCGCGAACGGGAAGTCCTCGGCCTGATGGCCCAAGGCCTGTCGAATTCAGCCATCTGCGCGGCCCTGGTGCTGGCACCGGTCTCCGTCGAGAAGCACATCACCAACATCTTCGCGAAGCTCGACCTCCCGCCGGCCGCCGACGCCCACCGCCGGGTCCGGGCCGTTCTCACCTACCTCAACGCCGCCTGA
- a CDS encoding sensor histidine kinase gives MIKRTARALAYLVTGPVAGLAGFLWSVVAGVLVTVLAVTQLGGPVFLGAAWVTRRLAAVERRRAGWVLGAPIASPYVPVGGSPRERVGAVAGQPATWRDLAWLFVLLPVGVVTGVAGLVIAVVDLASIAAPAWAWAVPNPNAPFPMKQLLTTVPGRFGLTVAGLALLPVAAWLLRTIAAGPARLAAALLGPGEHRRLVERAARLAETRRRVVDAQAAELRRIERDLHDGAQARIVAAGMTLALASRKLRAAASSAAASSASAGSALASVGAGPAEINISDFPEIARQASADLHDSAATSARTARPGVGGGQLGARAGVGGGQLGARAGVGGGQSGARAGVGGGQSGARAGVGGGQLGARAGVGDGQSGARPGVAGSQLDARADVELARRQLDEALAELRRLVRGIHPPILTDRGLHAALAALAGDSPFPVGLHGDPDARYPAAVESAAYFVVAEGLTNAAKHAGATRGTITLDRVADLVRVTVTDDGRGGADPDGAGLLGLRRRVEALDGTLTVSSPPGGPTVLRAELPCTS, from the coding sequence ATGATCAAGCGAACCGCCCGGGCACTGGCGTACCTGGTGACCGGGCCGGTCGCGGGCCTCGCCGGTTTCCTGTGGAGCGTGGTGGCCGGGGTGCTGGTCACGGTGCTGGCGGTGACCCAGCTCGGTGGCCCGGTCTTCCTGGGCGCGGCCTGGGTCACCCGGCGATTGGCGGCGGTCGAGCGGCGCCGGGCGGGCTGGGTGCTCGGCGCGCCGATCGCGTCGCCCTATGTGCCGGTCGGCGGCAGTCCGCGGGAGCGGGTCGGTGCAGTCGCCGGGCAGCCGGCGACGTGGCGTGACCTGGCCTGGCTGTTCGTGCTGCTGCCGGTGGGCGTGGTCACCGGGGTGGCCGGGCTGGTGATCGCGGTGGTCGACCTGGCCTCGATTGCGGCGCCCGCCTGGGCCTGGGCGGTGCCCAACCCGAACGCTCCGTTCCCGATGAAACAGCTGCTCACCACGGTTCCGGGTCGCTTCGGGCTGACGGTCGCCGGGCTCGCGCTGCTGCCGGTGGCGGCCTGGCTGCTGCGGACCATCGCGGCCGGGCCGGCGCGGCTGGCGGCGGCGTTGCTCGGGCCGGGGGAGCACCGGCGGCTGGTCGAGCGGGCCGCCCGCCTGGCCGAGACGCGGCGCCGGGTGGTCGACGCCCAGGCCGCGGAGCTGCGGCGGATCGAGCGGGACCTGCACGACGGTGCGCAGGCCCGGATCGTGGCGGCGGGGATGACGCTGGCTCTGGCCTCCCGCAAACTCCGCGCCGCCGCCTCTTCAGCCGCCGCCTCTTCAGCCTCCGCCGGCTCGGCTCTCGCTTCCGTCGGTGCCGGCCCCGCTGAGATCAACATTTCCGACTTTCCCGAAATCGCCCGGCAGGCATCGGCCGACCTGCACGACTCGGCCGCGACTTCCGCCCGCACTGCGCGGCCGGGCGTGGGCGGTGGGCAGCTCGGGGCGCGGGCGGGTGTGGGCGGTGGGCAGCTCGGGGCGCGGGCGGGTGTGGGCGGTGGGCAGTCCGGGGCGCGGGCGGGTGTGGGCGGTGGGCAGTCCGGGGCGCGGGCGGGTGTGGGCGGTGGGCAGCTCGGGGCGCGGGCGGGCGTGGGCGATGGGCAGTCCGGGGCGCGGCCGGGCGTGGCCGGGTCGCAGCTCGACGCGCGGGCGGACGTCGAGCTGGCTCGGCGGCAGCTCGACGAGGCGCTCGCCGAGCTGCGCCGGTTGGTCCGGGGCATTCATCCGCCGATCCTCACCGACCGTGGGCTGCATGCCGCGCTGGCGGCGCTCGCCGGGGACAGCCCGTTTCCGGTCGGGTTGCACGGTGACCCGGACGCTCGATATCCGGCGGCGGTCGAGTCGGCTGCCTACTTCGTGGTCGCGGAAGGTCTGACCAACGCGGCCAAGCACGCCGGCGCGACCAGAGGCACCATCACCCTGGACCGGGTCGCCGACCTGGTCCGGGTCACCGTCACCGACGACGGCCGCGGTGGTGCCGACCCGGACGGCGCCGGCCTGCTCGGCCTCCGTCGCCGGGTCGAGGCGCTCGACGGCACGCTGACCGTCAGCAGCCCGCCCGGCGGTCCGACCGTCCTTCGCGCGGAGTTGCCGTGCACGTCCTGA
- a CDS encoding ABC transporter permease, with translation MIRLALGTLRQHRGAYLGTFLAALLAIALLAGGGLLLFSVLTAKPPADRFAAVPLVVSGPREVSLETVSTKSKKEGKTKVKRKVKTERLGGAPPLPAGLADRIRSVPGVGAVIADYAFPTRVERLPGTPIGHGWSSAALTPYGLRSGQAPGAGQMVLDAELAGTGGVRLGDELRVTTRTGVRTFRVSGIAAPPARDALPAQGAIFLADTEVAAVSGLSGPTALGIRPAAGTDPATLQDRLVEMTRRGEATDRAGGADGVGAEQAAGVGGADRAGGADGVGAEQAAGVGGAGRAGGADGVGVREAAGADRAGGVGGIVVLSGDERVRGDLPGALPDYIGPISIFGFVIGITAFAAVFVLTGTVTLSVRQRLRELALLRTAGATPGQLRRLLGREAVVLAVLAGLPAAPLGVVFAHAVSARFQAIGAVPEQFVVRENVLILILAIVGGVLVTYVAARLAGRRAVRIAPTQALTETATAPTGGRVVRLVAALVSTAGAVGLLTFVPLDGPLGMGMSFISSALLLCAVAALGPMLVRPLTALVSRPFGLAGRIGRAEYRRVAAVAVPLVLMFALNATMLLNGKLLERLAAGQQQDRFAVADAQVTVPGGMPLAEAERIAGQAGVTGAAALLPTRVIVAQGGKPEDHPAQGLLTTGTDAAIDLGVVSGAAANGLSASAYLARQYHWRLGDHIELWLADGHRTTLPLTMIYSRNRGFGDLVLPAALVAAHDPKGLVSTVSLRGAGQLAAGAAQPVRAGDAANQQGAWELMVVISLGFTAIAVVNTFAIATAGRRREFADLRLAGATAGQLHRLAAAEALLTVLVGLLLGATVSGIVVGAFSLAQDGVPRLIVDGGTYAAMAGGVAALGLVAGVLPARLLLRRRALAV, from the coding sequence ATGATCCGGCTCGCTCTGGGAACCCTGCGCCAGCACCGCGGTGCCTACCTCGGCACCTTCCTGGCCGCGCTGCTGGCCATCGCCCTGCTGGCCGGCGGCGGGCTGTTGCTGTTCTCCGTGCTGACCGCGAAGCCGCCCGCCGACCGCTTCGCCGCGGTTCCGCTGGTCGTCTCGGGCCCGCGTGAGGTCAGTCTGGAGACGGTCAGCACCAAGTCCAAGAAGGAGGGCAAGACCAAGGTCAAGCGCAAGGTGAAGACCGAGCGGCTGGGCGGCGCGCCGCCGCTGCCCGCCGGACTTGCCGATCGGATCCGGTCGGTGCCCGGCGTGGGCGCGGTGATCGCGGACTACGCCTTCCCCACCCGGGTCGAGCGTCTGCCCGGCACACCGATCGGGCACGGCTGGTCGTCGGCCGCGCTGACTCCCTATGGGCTGCGGTCCGGGCAGGCCCCGGGCGCCGGGCAGATGGTGCTGGACGCCGAGCTGGCGGGCACCGGCGGTGTGCGCCTCGGCGACGAACTGCGCGTCACCACCCGCACCGGTGTGCGCACCTTCCGGGTCAGCGGGATCGCCGCGCCGCCCGCCCGCGACGCGCTGCCCGCCCAAGGCGCGATCTTCCTGGCCGACACCGAGGTCGCCGCGGTCTCGGGACTCTCCGGCCCGACCGCGCTCGGCATCCGCCCGGCGGCCGGCACCGACCCGGCCACCCTGCAAGACCGGCTCGTCGAGATGACACGCCGGGGCGAGGCGACCGACCGGGCCGGCGGAGCCGACGGGGTTGGTGCCGAGCAGGCGGCGGGAGTTGGCGGTGCTGATCGGGCTGGGGGAGCCGACGGGGTTGGTGCCGAGCAAGCGGCGGGAGTTGGCGGTGCTGGCCGGGCCGGCGGAGCCGACGGGGTCGGCGTCCGGGAAGCGGCGGGAGCCGATCGGGCCGGGGGAGTCGGCGGGATCGTGGTGCTGAGCGGGGACGAGCGGGTTCGGGGGGATCTGCCCGGGGCGCTGCCGGACTACATCGGGCCGATCTCGATCTTCGGGTTCGTCATCGGGATCACCGCGTTCGCCGCGGTCTTCGTGCTGACCGGCACGGTGACGCTGAGCGTCCGGCAGCGGCTGCGGGAGCTGGCCCTGCTGCGGACCGCCGGCGCGACCCCGGGGCAGCTGCGCCGCCTGCTGGGGCGCGAGGCGGTGGTGCTGGCCGTTCTGGCGGGACTGCCCGCGGCCCCGCTCGGCGTGGTGTTCGCCCACGCGGTTTCCGCCCGGTTCCAAGCCATCGGCGCTGTTCCGGAGCAGTTCGTCGTACGGGAAAATGTCTTGATCTTGATCCTGGCGATCGTCGGGGGAGTGCTGGTGACCTATGTCGCGGCGCGGCTCGCCGGGCGCCGGGCGGTGCGGATCGCGCCGACCCAGGCGCTGACCGAGACCGCGACCGCGCCGACCGGCGGACGGGTCGTCCGGCTCGTCGCCGCGCTGGTCAGCACGGCCGGGGCGGTCGGGCTGCTGACGTTCGTGCCACTGGACGGGCCGCTCGGCATGGGCATGAGCTTCATCTCCTCGGCGCTGCTGCTGTGTGCCGTGGCCGCCCTCGGGCCGATGCTGGTCCGGCCGCTGACCGCGCTGGTGAGCCGTCCGTTCGGGCTGGCCGGGCGGATCGGCCGGGCCGAGTACCGGCGGGTTGCCGCGGTCGCCGTCCCGCTCGTGCTGATGTTCGCGCTGAACGCGACCATGCTGCTGAACGGCAAGCTGCTGGAACGGCTGGCCGCCGGGCAGCAGCAGGACCGGTTCGCCGTGGCGGACGCCCAGGTCACCGTCCCGGGCGGGATGCCGCTGGCCGAGGCCGAGCGGATCGCCGGGCAAGCCGGGGTCACCGGCGCGGCGGCGCTGCTGCCGACCCGGGTGATCGTCGCCCAGGGAGGCAAGCCGGAGGACCACCCGGCCCAGGGTCTGCTGACCACCGGCACCGATGCCGCGATCGACCTGGGCGTCGTCTCCGGCGCCGCGGCGAACGGCCTCTCCGCGAGTGCGTACCTGGCCCGGCAGTACCACTGGCGCCTCGGCGACCACATCGAACTGTGGCTCGCCGACGGTCACCGCACCACCCTGCCGCTCACCATGATCTACAGCCGGAACCGGGGCTTCGGCGACCTCGTGCTGCCCGCCGCCCTGGTCGCCGCGCACGACCCGAAGGGCCTGGTCAGCACGGTGAGCCTACGGGGCGCCGGGCAGCTCGCCGCGGGTGCCGCGCAGCCGGTGAGGGCGGGCGACGCGGCCAACCAGCAGGGTGCCTGGGAGTTGATGGTGGTCATCTCGCTGGGCTTCACCGCGATCGCCGTGGTCAACACGTTCGCGATCGCGACGGCCGGGCGGCGCCGGGAGTTCGCCGACCTGCGCCTGGCCGGTGCCACAGCCGGGCAGTTGCACCGCCTGGCCGCGGCAGAGGCCCTGCTCACCGTGCTGGTCGGGCTGCTGCTGGGCGCGACGGTCAGCGGGATCGTGGTGGGCGCGTTCAGTCTCGCCCAGGACGGTGTGCCCCGGTTGATCGTCGACGGCGGTACCTATGCGGCGATGGCCGGTGGAGTGGCCGCGCTGGGACTGGTCGCCGGAGTGCTGCCGGCCCGCCTGCTGCTGCGGCGCCGGGCCCTGGCCGTCTGA
- a CDS encoding SGNH/GDSL hydrolase family protein yields MSRATVLACLVSSSVLALTVAASPAQAAGVDYVALGDSYSSGVGAPGQSGSCLRSKYSYAAQWAAKNSPTSFQFLACSGAVTDDVVNTQVPAMQSGADLVSITIGGNDAGFAPTVLTCLTSSDATCIAKVNAGKTYVANTLPGKLDAAYHAIRAKAPGAKVVVLSYPNIFDTAAAFCEMSATKRKALNSGAQALDDMIKSRVAAAGFTYSDVRDNFAGHGVCASKPYLNGLTIIPPQNSYHPNSSGYTYGYLPALTSAA; encoded by the coding sequence ATGAGTAGGGCTACCGTCCTCGCCTGTCTCGTCTCCTCATCCGTCCTCGCGCTCACCGTCGCCGCCTCGCCCGCCCAGGCGGCCGGCGTCGACTACGTCGCCCTCGGCGACTCGTATTCGTCCGGGGTCGGCGCGCCCGGGCAGAGTGGTAGCTGCCTGCGTAGCAAGTACAGCTACGCGGCGCAGTGGGCCGCGAAGAACAGCCCGACGTCCTTCCAGTTCCTGGCGTGCAGCGGCGCGGTCACCGACGACGTCGTGAACACCCAGGTGCCGGCCATGCAGAGCGGCGCCGACCTGGTCAGCATCACCATCGGCGGTAACGACGCCGGGTTCGCGCCGACCGTGCTGACCTGCCTGACCAGCAGCGACGCCACGTGCATCGCCAAGGTGAACGCGGGCAAGACCTACGTCGCGAACACGCTGCCCGGCAAGCTCGACGCCGCCTACCACGCGATCCGGGCCAAGGCGCCGGGGGCCAAGGTGGTGGTGCTGTCGTACCCGAACATCTTCGACACCGCGGCGGCGTTCTGCGAGATGAGCGCCACCAAGCGGAAGGCCCTGAACAGCGGCGCCCAGGCCCTCGACGACATGATCAAGTCGCGGGTGGCGGCGGCCGGGTTCACCTACTCCGACGTGCGGGACAACTTCGCGGGGCACGGCGTGTGCGCCTCGAAGCCGTACCTGAACGGCCTGACGATCATCCCGCCGCAGAACTCGTACCACCCGAACAGCAGCGGGTACACGTACGGCTACCTACCGGCCCTGACCAGCGCCGCCTGA
- a CDS encoding PLD nuclease N-terminal domain-containing protein, producing MARVNTLLFLVTVALVVVAVIDCLATERSRVQHFPRGAWLLLVICCPVAGAIAWFRAGRASSGRVAIPAARNAPVGPEDDPEFVRMLAEVVRNR from the coding sequence ATGGCCCGAGTGAACACGCTGCTCTTTCTCGTCACCGTCGCGCTGGTCGTGGTGGCGGTGATCGACTGTCTGGCGACCGAGCGGTCCCGGGTGCAGCACTTCCCGCGCGGCGCCTGGCTGCTGCTGGTGATCTGCTGCCCGGTGGCGGGGGCGATCGCCTGGTTCCGGGCCGGGCGGGCGAGCAGCGGGCGGGTCGCGATCCCGGCGGCGCGGAACGCTCCGGTCGGGCCGGAGGACGACCCCGAGTTCGTCCGGATGCTGGCCGAGGTCGTCCGCAACCGCTGA
- a CDS encoding serine/threonine-protein kinase, translated as MVKPIGQGATGTVWQGVDSATEEPVAVKLLHESLLRQPRLVTRFVQERTILLMLRHRNVVRVRDLFSVGETLGLVMDLVAGGSLRDHLERVRTMPPAEAARLAAQVADALAEAHELGIIHRDLKPDNILLLEQDGRLETRLTDFGIARILNVPSMTTPNAVVGTPHYMAPEAFHGVTPSPATDVYALGVLLYELVSGQPPYLSDSVPELMRLHAEGRPHRRRGIPDELWRVIRSCLHAKPRQRPAATALVRDLRLLARKLSGVPALPPPPPPRLPPADPDDMAVDPPELRQGIRMPGRHAVPPPRNAVPGHRWLRSSAVLAGVLLATATVVWRGGGEPRVQPQVAALPSGSQHVATRVASPSPSPARTRKKAASKRTSRPHRTRSPEPEVYGPWECAQGFVIDLSTRSPLVPRPCHSVGRDVRFQASLTAPAGGTADIEVTLRDVDTGRTVAGPTTCAGLTFTRGAMTKECGPAGAAPRRGRSYTVVMAYRYERDGQSSSNTARGRIFTW; from the coding sequence TTGGTCAAACCGATCGGACAGGGCGCGACCGGCACCGTCTGGCAGGGTGTGGACAGCGCCACCGAGGAGCCGGTCGCGGTCAAGCTGCTGCACGAGAGCCTGCTGCGCCAGCCCCGGCTGGTCACCCGGTTCGTGCAGGAGCGGACCATCCTGCTGATGCTGCGGCACCGCAACGTGGTGCGGGTCCGCGACCTGTTCAGCGTGGGCGAGACGCTCGGCCTGGTGATGGACCTGGTGGCCGGCGGCAGCCTGCGCGACCACCTGGAACGGGTCCGGACCATGCCGCCGGCCGAGGCGGCCCGGCTCGCCGCCCAGGTGGCCGACGCCCTGGCCGAGGCGCACGAGCTGGGCATCATCCACCGGGACCTGAAACCGGACAACATCCTGCTGCTGGAGCAGGACGGGCGGCTGGAGACCCGGCTCACCGACTTCGGCATCGCCCGGATCCTCAACGTGCCGAGCATGACCACTCCGAACGCGGTGGTCGGCACGCCGCACTACATGGCGCCGGAGGCGTTCCACGGCGTCACGCCCAGTCCGGCCACCGACGTGTACGCCCTCGGCGTGCTGCTCTACGAGCTGGTCTCCGGGCAGCCGCCGTACCTCAGCGACTCGGTGCCGGAGCTGATGCGCCTGCACGCCGAGGGCCGCCCGCACCGCCGCCGGGGGATCCCCGACGAGCTGTGGCGGGTGATCCGCAGCTGCCTGCACGCCAAGCCCCGGCAGCGGCCGGCCGCCACCGCGCTGGTCCGCGATCTGCGCCTGCTGGCCCGCAAGCTCTCCGGCGTCCCGGCGCTGCCACCGCCCCCGCCGCCCCGCCTGCCGCCGGCCGACCCGGACGACATGGCGGTGGACCCGCCCGAGTTGCGGCAGGGGATCCGGATGCCCGGGCGGCACGCGGTCCCGCCGCCCCGCAACGCCGTGCCGGGGCACCGATGGCTGCGGTCCAGCGCCGTGCTCGCCGGGGTGTTGCTGGCCACCGCCACCGTCGTGTGGCGCGGTGGCGGCGAGCCACGCGTCCAGCCGCAGGTCGCCGCCCTGCCCAGCGGGTCGCAGCACGTGGCGACCCGCGTCGCCTCGCCGTCACCGTCGCCGGCGCGGACGCGGAAGAAGGCGGCTTCGAAGCGGACGTCGCGCCCGCACCGGACCAGGTCGCCGGAGCCGGAGGTGTACGGACCGTGGGAGTGCGCCCAGGGCTTCGTCATCGACCTGTCCACCCGCAGCCCGCTCGTCCCGCGACCGTGTCACTCGGTCGGGCGGGACGTGCGGTTCCAGGCCTCGCTGACCGCGCCGGCCGGGGGGACGGCGGACATCGAGGTGACGCTGCGGGACGTGGACACCGGGCGTACCGTGGCCGGACCGACCACCTGCGCGGGGCTCACGTTCACCCGGGGCGCGATGACCAAGGAGTGCGGGCCGGCCGGCGCGGCGCCGCGGCGGGGACGGAGTTACACGGTGGTGATGGCGTACCGGTACGAGCGCGACGGCCAGTCGTCGAGCAACACCGCCCGGGGCCGAATCTTCACCTGGTGA